From the genome of Bacillota bacterium:
ATCCCCGGCCTGATCAGGGTATCAATGGGCTTACTCGAGCTGATGATCGCTCTGGTCAGGCTGTCGAGCGGCTTGGTCACAAGGCTGGAAGGTTTCGGAAGGAGGCCCGCCGGCTTTGGACCGCCGTTGGCCTTGGGGGCTTCCCAGGCCGGCGTGGGAACACCCCCGAAGGTCCCCAGAGACTTGGGCGGAGTCGCGTTCTTGCTGGCCATCCGGGGGGTCTTGGTGGTCTGCGTCGGCGGCGCCGGACTGACCTTGGCCTGAGGCGGCTTGAAGGGGTCCGGACCGTGAGTCGACCTGGCCGCGGGAGCCGGGGCCAGGGTCGTCGCCGCCACCTCGGAATCGGCTGAGGCCACGATGACCGCCTTTGCGGGCTCGGCCGGGGGCATCCCCTTGACCGGCCCATTGGAAACGGGCTGCCTGGATGGATCACTCTGGTCGGAGGGCGGACCCATGGCCTTGTTCGTGTTGAGGGCCATGGGCTGGGGCGGGTTGGCTGAGATGGTGCCATTCCCGGCCTTTCCTGGGGCAACTGGCGCGCTCGGCGCCGCGGCTGCGGTGACCGCCGAGGGCGCGGGCGGCCCCCCAACCACCTCGGCCGCCGTCGTCAGAACCACCGCCGGCTTGGGCGAAGCCTGTTCGATGATCACCTTGGTAGGTGCCGGGTGGTCCGACGGAGGAGGCGGCGCGACGCCCTTCGGCGCCGTGGGGGCCGCGGGCTCGGCCGCCTGGATTGGCCCGGGCTCGCCGCTCACCTTCGCATCGGTCGCCTTCTTGGCCAGGCGAACCGCCCGGTCGCCCCAGCACTCGGCCCGGTCGTGAGCCAGGACCCAGCGCAGCCGGTCGACGGCCATCTGGCCGGCTGTCTTGGTCTCGGCCTTCCGGCGGGCGCGGAGGAATTCAAACATGTCGGAGCCCTCCCGTCCCGCAGTTTATCGCCCGCCGATGAACCGTCTGATGGCGCCCACGAAACCGGTTCCGGTCTCCAGGCTCATCATCGGCACGGTTTCCCCGCACAACCTTCGGGCCATGTTCCGATAGGCTTCGGCGGCCCGTGAGGTCCGGCTGGTGATGACCGGGTCGCCTCGGTTGCCCGACGTGATGGCGGCCTCGTCCTCGGGGACCACCCCGAGGAGATCGACGGCCAGGATGTCGGTGATGTCGTCGATGTCCATCATGTCTCCGTGGCGAACCATCGTCGGCCTGACCCGGTTGACCACCAGATAGGGGTGTTTGAAGCCGGCGGCTTCGAGCAGGCCGATGACCCGGTCGGCGTCGCGGACGGCGGCGATCTCCGGGGTGGTCACGACAATGGCCTGCTGGGCGCCGGCCATGGCGTTCCGGAAACCTTGTTCAATCCCCGCCGGCGAGTCGATGATCACCATGTCGAAGTCCCGGCGGAGTTCGCCGCAGAGCTTCCGCATCTGGTCCGGGCTGATCGCGCTCTTGTCCTTGGTCTGCGAGGCCGGCAGAAGCTGGAGCCCCTCGAACCGCTTGTCCTTGATGAGGGCTTGCTTCACTCGGCAAAAACCCTCGGCGACGTCGGCAATGTCGTACACGATCCGGTTCTCGAGCCCCAGAGCCAAGTCGAGGTTGCGCAGACCGATGTCCCCGTCCAACAGGGCGACCTTTTTGCCGAGCATCGCCAAGCCGGCACCCAGATTGGCCGTGGTCGTGGTCTTCCCGACCCCGCCCTTGCCCGATGTCACCACGATGACGTCTCCCAAGGTCCCAACCTCCTATTCCCCAAGTCCGTGATAGGGTTCAATGACCACGACCCCGTTTCTCACCTTGGCCAGTTCCGGGGTCTCAGGGGCACCGGCCTCTCCGTCGGGGGCCCGGGCGATGTGATTCCCGATTCGCAGTTGCGTCGGCCGAAGGCGGAAGGCAGCCACGACCGCCAGATCGTTCCCACCGGCCCCGGCGTGAGCGATCCCTCTGAGCACGCCCAGGACGATGATGTCGCCGCCGGCGATGACCTCTCCGCCGGGGTTGACGTCGCCGATGATGGTGACGTGGCCAGGGTAGTGGATGACCTGGCCCGAGCGAAGAGTCCGCCGCATGACCATCGCCTCGTCATCTGGCGGGGGCGCCCCGGCCTCCGCGGGCGCGGGCGGTAGGTCGGCCGCCTTCTCCCCGGCCAGTCGGGGCCTCGCCCGGCCGGACTGGATGGTGAAAAGGGGACCCGGCCCGGCGGGAAAGGCGTCGTCAAAGCGCTCCCCGGGCCTCGTCGGGGGCTCACTCTTGGCCGGGGTTTCGACCCTGGGGGTGGCGATGGCTTTCGCGGGCCCGTCCGACCTCGTCGAGACATCAACCTTGGGCGGGGCTTCGGGCTTCGGCTCGATCGGCGGCTTCGGCACCGTCGGCGGCAAGACTGGCGGTGCGCTCGGTTCAGTCCGAACCGTCACCACCGTGGTCGCGGCGACCTCGGCCGCCGCCGAAGGCCTGGGCGTCGCCTTGAACGGGCCGGTTGCGCTGGTCAGCGCGCTCGGCACCAGCTCGCTGACGGGCTCTTGGGCCTGAGGCGGTCGCTTGTACAGGATCTCTTCGCTCTGACCGTGGATGATGTGGATCACCCCGGTCACCGGGTCGAGGATCTTCTTGATCCTCTTGAGTTGATCCGAGTCCAAGAGGCGCCGGCCGAAGTCCAGGTTGAGGCGCTCGCCGTCGCCGACCCCCTCGGCGGTGATGAGCCGCTCCAGCCGCGAACGGACCTTGCTGAAGGATTCCCGCTCGTCGATGGTCACCAGGCTCCCGCCCTTTTGGCTCTCCACCGTGATCCCGTCGCGTTTCATCCGTACGGCCCCTTCCCTGATTTCCCGGGAGGTTCGTCCGTCCAAAGACCCGGCTCCCCTCGCTCCCGGCCAGTCATCACCCTTTCAACTCGGCCTTTGATTCGGGAAACCAGCTTCCAACTCCTTCCAAGAACTATGCTGAATGATGTAGCTTGGGACCGTTTCGTTCTTTCCATAAGGACAAGAAGGGACAAGCCCAATGGCTTGTCCCTAGCATTTACGGAGCCCTTCTTAGCGGGTTGACCGGAACTACCTTCGACCAAGGCCGAAAGCCAAGGCTGGGCCGGATTCCTCTCCGCGGCCTGCCCTGAGCCGGCGATGCTTGCTGTAGCAGCGATTACCCGAAGCGGAGGCTAAGGCGTCGTGACCGAGCCGGTTGGCTGCGGTGCGGTTTGACTTGGCGTTTGCTGCTCGTTCGACGGCTGGTCGGCTGGAGTCGAATCAGTGGGCGGCGTGGTCACAGGATTCGGGGCCTGATCCGCGGCCGGGGCGGTTGGGTTCACGGATGTGTCAACCTCCGGCTTGGCGAGGTGGAAGTACTGGTCGAAGACCGCCTTGACGACCGGGCCGGCCGAACTTGAGCCGTGGCCGGCATTCTCGACGACTACGGCGACGGCGATCTCCGGGTCATCATAGGGAGCGAAGGCGACGTACCAACCATGCGTCTCCACGCCGCGATTCTCCGCCGAACCGGTCTTGCCGCCGGTCTTGATCGGGTAGTTGGCGAACAGCCAAGCGGCAGTGCCCTCCGGCCCCATGTTCGCGCCGAGCATTCCCTGGCGGACGGTGGCCCACGTCTCCGGAGAGGCCTCGACCCGCCCGACCTCTTGGGGCTTGTTGTCGACGACGATCTTGCCGTCCTGTTGGATCACTTGCTTGACGATGTAAGGCTGGTAACGGATCCCCCCGTTGGCCACGATGGCGACGTACGAGGCCATCTGGATCGGGGTGAAGGCGTGGAAACCCTGTCCGATGGCCGAGCTATCCTGGTCGGCCAGATACCAACGCTTGTCGGTCAAGTCCTTGACCGAGTCGGGGCCGGCCACGCTCCCGGCCGCTTCGCCGGGAAGATCGATCCCCGTCTTCTGGCCGAGGCCGAACTTGACCGCCCAATCGTGTAAGAGATATTGCCCCTTCTGGTAGAGTCGGGTCCCCATCTCGTAGAAAAAGATGTTGCAGGAGACCTCGAAGGCCCGGTACATGTTGACCAGCCCGTGGCCCTGCGGCACCCAGCACTTCTGTCTGGTCAGGGAATAGACGCCGGGGTCGAACACGGTGTCCTGGGGGGTGACCACCTTCTCCTCGAGGGCGGCGACGGCGGTGACCATCTTGAAGGTCGATCCCGGTGGGTAGAGGCCGGAGATGGCGAAGTCATTCAGGGCGCGCTTCTTCAGGATATCGGCGTACTGCTGGGTGCTGATACCCGAGGCGAAGAGGTTCGGGTCGAAAGCCGGCCGGCTGGCCAGGGCCAGGACCTCACCGGTCTTGACGTTGAGGACCACCGCCGCGCCTACTCCCGTCTGAGTCTTGCCCTGTTTCTGCAGGTTGTCGATGGACGCGTCGAGGGCCTTCTCAGTCACCTTCTGGAGTTCGGAGTCGATGGTCAGGATGACGTTGTCGCCCGGCGCCGGGTCGATCTGTCCGAGGGTGGCCACCGGCCGCCCGCGAACGTCGACCTCGACCAGCCGGCCGCCGTCAACGCCCCGGAGGTACCGGTCAAGGGTCTTCTCCAGACCAGACTGGCCGACGATGTCGCCGGGTTGGTAGAACTTGTCCTTGTCCGCCGCCAGTTGCTCGGCGTTGATCTCGCCGACATACCCCAGGATATGCGCCGCCGACGTGCCCTCCAGGTAGTCCCGGATCGGCTGGACGTCGACGATAACTCCGGGCAGCTCGCTCTTGAGCTCTTCAAGCCGGGTGTGTTCCTCGGGGCTGAGATTGGTCTTCAGGCGGACCGGTTCGAAGGGCCGGCCGGCCTGGGCGGCCATCTCCTTCCTGATGTCGGCGACGCTCATCCCGATGATGCCGGACAGGCGGCTCAAGACCTCGTCGGAAGTGGCCGCGGGGGAGGGGGTGATCGAAACGGTGAAGGCCGGCCGGCTGGTCACCATGACCGTGCCGTAACGGTCATAGAAAAGCCCGCGCGGGGCGGCGATCGGCAGCCGTCGGATGCGGTTGCCCTCGGCCAACCGTTCGTACTGGCGTCCTTGGACCAGTTGCATGTAGGCCAGGCGGCTGCCCAGCACAACGAAGACGATCAGGACGACCAGGGTGAATAGGTTAACCCGCCGCTCGAGCTCGCGGGAGATCATGGCGGATCCTCCAGTGTGGTGACCGGCGAACTGACGGTGGCCCTCAGAGCTTGGTGGCCATGCCGCTTTCCGTCTCTTTCTTCAGCCGGCGCAGGGGCCGGTAGACGATGGGGGCGATGATGGCGTTGTAAACGGCGGCCGGAAGGATGACGTTGGTGAAGGTCTTCCCCAGGGAGGGGTTGGCCCCAAAGGCCTTGAGGAGCAATCCCAGGATGGTCTCACCGACCAGGGTGGCCGCGAAGCTGGTGGCCATCGGGACCAGGAAGGGCTCCCGGTAGACCCGGGTCTCGACCAGCCCGGCCAGGAACCCGGCCAGCATGCGGGTGAGGCCGAAAAGGCCGATGTAATGGCCGATGAAGAGGTCCTCCAGGAGGCCGCCGAAGAGCCCGGCCACGGCCCCGTAGTTCGGACCGTAGAGCAGGCCGCCGAGAATGGCGACGACCAGGATGAGGTCGGGCTTGACCCAGTGGACGGCGACGAAGGGAACGACCGTCAACTGCAGAAGGAAGGCGCCGATCAGGGCCGCGGGGAAGGCCCACCAGCGGGAGACCCTCATGGCTGCGACCCCGGGACCGGCCCCACGACCCCGGCGTCCTGGATGACCAAGACCTCGTCGAGGTGGCTGAAATCGGCGTTCGGCTTGACGTCGGCGAACTTGACCAGTCCGAACTCCCCTTGCTCGACCCGGGTGACCCGTCCGAGGGGCAACCCGCTCGGGAAAACCCCGCCTAACCCGGACGAGATGATGTCGTCGCCGACCTCGACCCGGGCGTCCCGGGAGAAGAACTTGATCTGGAGCTTGCCGGCCGCGCCGGCCGCGCCCAGGAGCACGCCGGCGTCCCTGGTCCGCTGGACCAGGCCGCCGACCCCGCTCTCCGGGTCGAGGAGGAGGAGGACAGTCGAGGTGGTGTCGGTGACCTTGACCAGTTTGCCGACAAGACCGCCGGGGGTCATCACCGGCATGTCCTTGTCCAAGCCGGACGAGCGGCCTTTGTCGATGACCACCTGGGAGAACCAGCTGTCGGGGTTGCGAGCGATGACCCGGGCGGCCACGGTCTTCATCGGACTGGCCGCCTTGAATTCGAGGAGGGCCCTCAGGCGTTCGTTCTCAACGGCCAACTCATAAAGGCGAGTCTGGAGGACCTCATAGTTGCCCAGGTCCGTCTTCAGCCGCCGGTTCTCGGCCCTGGTCGAACGCAGCTCGCCCAGGCCGAGGATCCAGCTTCTGACGCCGGTGGCCAGCCCATAGCCCCACCGTTCGACGGGGGCCATCACCTCGGCGGCCCGTTGTTCAAAGTAGGTGAGGTGGTCCCGTTCCCGGCTGGTGACGTTCATCAGCGCAACCAGGACGATGACCACCCCGACGGCCGCGATGAATCTGGCGTTACGGCGAAAGAAGCGGGCCAAGACGATCAATCCCCCGATGGTCCCTGGGTCAGCTGGCCTTCCTCGTGGTGATCAGGATCCGCCGGAGGGTTTCAATCTCTTCCAGGACTTTCCCTGCTCCGCGGACGACCCCTAGGAGGGGTTCGTCGGAAACGTGGACCGGCATGCCGGTCTCCTTGGAGACCAAGGTGTCGATGCCCTTGAGGAGGGACCCGCCGCCGGTCATGTAGATGCCCCGGTCCATGATGTCCGAGGCCAGCTCGGGCGGGGTCCGCTCGAGGGTCACCTTGATCGCCTCGACGATCGAATCGATCGGCTCCTGGAGGGCCTTCTGGACCTCGTCAGACGAGATCTTGAGCGTCCGCGGCAGGCCGGTGACCAGGTCGCGTCCACGGACCTCGGTCTCTTCCTTCTGAGCGCCGGGGTAAGCCGAGGCGATGCGGATCTTGACCTCTTCGGCGGTGCGCTCCCCGACAAGGAGGTTATAGTTGCGCTTGATGTAGTTGACGATGGCTTCGTCCATCTCGTCGCCGGCCACCCGGATCGACCGGCTGGTGACGATCCCGCCGAGGGAGATGATGGCCACCTCGGTGGTCCCGCCGCCGATGTCGACGATCATGTTCCCGGTTGGCTCGTGAACCGGCAGCCCGGCCCCGATGGCCGCGGCCATCGGTTCCTCGATGAGATGGGCCTCGCGGGCCCCGGCCTGGAGGGTGGCGTCGGTGACCGCCCTGGCCTCGACCTCGGTAACCCCGGACGGCACGGCGATGACGACTCGCGGCCGAACCAGCATCCGCCCCTGTTGAGCCTTGTTGATGAAGTAGCGGAGCATGGTCTGGGTGACGTCGAAGTCGGCGATGACCCCGTCCTTCATCGGCCGAATGGCGACGATGTTCCCGGGCGTCCGGCCGATCATCTTCTTGGCCTCGTCACCGACCGCCAGGACCTGCCTGGTCTCGCTGTGGAGGGCCACCACCGACGGCTCCTGCATGACGACCCCCTTGCCCCTCACGTAGACGAGGGTATTGGCGGTGCCCAAGTCGATCCCCATGTCGCGAGAAAAGTAGTTGTAGATGAATCCAAACATCTCTCTGACCGCCTCTCACCTGGCAACCCAGGTAGGTTGTCCCACCGGGGCCGGGGCGGGAGCGCCGTGCCCGGGCGGTGGCCGTTTTGCTTATCTAAAGCAGAGATTTCTCCCGAAAACTGACGTACCTATTGTCACCGACGACGATGTGATCAAGCACTTCGATCCCCAGGAGCCTCCCGGCTTCGCAGAGCCGCTTGGTGACGTCGATGTCTTCGCGGCTGGGAGCGGGGTCGCCGCTCGGATGATTGTGGGCCAGGATGACCGCGGCGGCGTTGCGCCTGATCGGGCCCTTGAAGATGTCCCTCGGGTGGACCACCGAGGACGACAAACCCCCGACGGAGACCAGCTCCACCCCCAAGACATGGTGCTTGGTATTGAGCAGGACCACCAGGAAATGCTCCTGCTCCTGATAACGGAGGCGTTCGGCGACGACGGCTTCGGCGTCCTTGGGCGACCGGATGGCCGCCCGCGATCCTTGGCCGGCGGTCAGCCGTCTCCCGAGTTCCAGGGCCGCCTTGACCTGAACCGCCTTGACCTGGCCGATCCCGCCGACGGCGGCCAGTTCCTCGATCCTGGCATTGACCAGGTACCGCAGTCCCTCCGGATCGAGGGAGAGGACCCGCCTGGCCACGTCGACGGCCGTCTCCGAACGGGTGCCGGTCCGGATGACGATGGCCAGGAGTTCGGCCTCGCTCAGGGCGTCGGGGCCCTGAGCCAGGAAACGCTCCACGGGCCGCTCGGCCGCCGGGAGCTCGCGCAGGGTCATCGGGCTCATATACCCACCTCCCCAGGGTTCTCGCCCTAGAGAGGCTTGGCGCCCTAGAGCCACGGGTCCTCGTCAGTCGCGGACACCGCGGGTCCCACGTGAGTCCATCGCCGGGCTTGTCCTCAGAGCAGGTGAACGCCGAACTCGCTTAGCATCCGGTCCAGCCGGACCAGGGGCAAACCAACGACGTTAAAGTAGCAGCCCTCGATTCGTTCCACCAGGAGGCTGCCCAGCCCTTGGATGGCGTAGGCGCCGGCCTTGTCGTCGGGCTCGCCCGAAGCGGCGTACCGTTCGATTTCACCCGCACTCAGGGAGCGGATCCAGACGGCCGTCTCTTCGTGGCCGACGACTTCACGGCCGCCGGCCGCATCGACGACGGCCACCCCGGTGATCACTTGGTGTCGCCGACCGGCCAGGAGGCCGAGCATCATCCGGGCTTCCTTACGGTCCATGGGCTTCCCGAGGATGGCCGAGCCGACGACGACGATGGTGTCGGCCCCGATGACCAGCCCCGCCCGGCGGGACGCGGCCACCGCCCTGGCCTTGGTCAGGGCCAGGGCCCTCGCCTGTTGGACAGGCGTGCCCTCAATGAGCTTCTCGTCGACCTCGCTGGCGACGACCTCGAAGGGGATGCCGATCTGCTCCAGGAGCGTCCGACGTCGCGGCGAGGTGGAAGCCAGGATCAGCTGAATGTCCATCGGTGTAGCGCTCGTGGCCTGATTAGAAGCGACTCCAGGCGAACAGCCCGAGGAGCAGCCCGACCAGACCGACCAGATTGAGGTGCAGGGTCAGGCCGAAGGTCAAGGTGAAGAACTCGGCCGCCAGCTTGAATGGCGGCTCGATCCCGGCACTGAGGGATCTCGCCAGCACCGGGACGACCCCACCGGCCAGGGTGCCGATCAGGTTCCCCAGCCAGCCCCCGACCAGGAGCAGGACTACCAGTAGGAACAAGCTTTTACCGCGACGCGTCGCTGATTACCTCCTTAGGCCGGAGGCCTCTTGTTTCTATCTTCTGCCAAACCTGGAATCCTTATGCAGCCCCGACTTGGAGCCCGACATTGGCATGGCCCTCCGTCCGGTTGCCTCACTGACTTGTTCCCGTCACTTGTTGCCGTCCCAGGCCAGGGCGGCGAGGAACCCTTCGACGGCGGCCATGTAAGCGGAGACCGAGTGGTTATAGTCCCCCGTGGTCCCCGACGTAACGAAGGCGGAAATGGCTTCAAGGCTCGCCTTGGCCAGCTTCGCGGCGTCCGAGGCGCGGCCGCCGAGGGAGGTCAGGTCGGCCGGGGCGGCCGCCTGGCCGAGTTCTTGCGCGGCCTGGTCGATCTTATTCCGCCACGGGTCTGACTTGGTCTTCAACCCCGGTCGGTCGATCTTCTTGAGCTGGTAGGCGTCGAACCATCCAGCCTCGGCGGTCACGAGGCCGCCGATCTCAGTCAGGGCCGACTTGACCCGGTCGAGGTAGACGGCATCCGAGCCGCGCCAGGTCTTCGGTGTGGCGGCGATGGACAGGGAGGTCATGAAGCCGCCCAGGCCGGCTTGCTTCAACGACGCCCCGTAGGTTGTACCGACGGACTTGTCCGACCACGCGCCAACCCTGACCTTGTAGGTCGGGGGCGAGGAGGGCAGGCAGATGACGTAGGCCGGGTGTCCTTTGCCCTGAAGCCTGGACGCTTCGGCCTGGGCCGAGCGATCCTTGTCGAGGGCCGCCGCCTGGAACGAATAGAGGGTCAGGGCCGGGGGCGAAAAGGTGATCGCTCCCGGCGCGGCGGTTGACACCGATGCGCCGCCGGTCGAGGTGCCGCCGCCGGCACCACTCTTCTGGCTATTATCCGAGCCCTTGGCGGGCGCCTGGACGACGGCCGGATTCCTCGTGGTGATCGCGGTGAAGAGCCGCCAGCCCAGGTAGAACCCGGAGAGCCCGGCGATCACCGTCAAGACGGCGATGACCGAGAAGAGCCGGTACTTCCGCCGGGACTTTCGCGAGACCCGGGATCGCACGGACAACACCTCCGCCTGAGGCCGCAGACAGCAGGAATAGACGGGCGGCGAGGTGATGTTCGTAGCTCATTACGCCGCACCTTCGGTCAATTCCTCTTAGAAAACCCTGGTTTATTGCGGTATCGTTGGCAATAAGGTCCTACCCGGCCGAGACCCCGACCCCTCGTTGGGTGGCCAGCGTCTTGCCATCGGTGCCGATGAAGCGGATCGACATCCGCCCCAGCCCTTCCGGCAGCTGCGACCGTTCGATGAGCCCGACGGCCCGCGGGTAGGTGATGACCGCGGCGGTCATCACCCCCGGCGCCGGATCCTCGAAGTCGACTTTGACGACCAGGGCCCCGCGGTCCAGGGCCACTCCGGCAATGGCGACCCCGAAGCCGGCCGACGGGCAGGCCCCGCGGTGGGCGACGACCACGGCATCCCGCTGGAAGTCGATGACTGGCGAGTAGTCTTGCAGTCTGTAGGCTTCAATGAAGGACGGCTCGTCCAAAAAGAGAGCGTAGAAAGGGTGCCGGGGCTCGGTGTGACCGTGACACACGGTCCAATGGTAGGGGCGGATGTCCACACCATCACCTTCGTTCCCGTTCCTGGGTATTACCCTACACCCGGGGCAATTCCTTCATCCCCTCTAAATCTAGTCGGCGTCCCACCTCCGTAGACCAAGGGCAG
Proteins encoded in this window:
- the mreC gene encoding rod shape-determining protein MreC; the encoded protein is MARFFRRNARFIAAVGVVIVLVALMNVTSRERDHLTYFEQRAAEVMAPVERWGYGLATGVRSWILGLGELRSTRAENRRLKTDLGNYEVLQTRLYELAVENERLRALLEFKAASPMKTVAARVIARNPDSWFSQVVIDKGRSSGLDKDMPVMTPGGLVGKLVKVTDTTSTVLLLLDPESGVGGLVQRTRDAGVLLGAAGAAGKLQIKFFSRDARVEVGDDIISSGLGGVFPSGLPLGRVTRVEQGEFGLVKFADVKPNADFSHLDEVLVIQDAGVVGPVPGSQP
- a CDS encoding SPOR domain-containing protein; the protein is MRSRVSRKSRRKYRLFSVIAVLTVIAGLSGFYLGWRLFTAITTRNPAVVQAPAKGSDNSQKSGAGGGTSTGGASVSTAAPGAITFSPPALTLYSFQAAALDKDRSAQAEASRLQGKGHPAYVICLPSSPPTYKVRVGAWSDKSVGTTYGASLKQAGLGGFMTSLSIAATPKTWRGSDAVYLDRVKSALTEIGGLVTAEAGWFDAYQLKKIDRPGLKTKSDPWRNKIDQAAQELGQAAAPADLTSLGGRASDAAKLAKASLEAISAFVTSGTTGDYNHSVSAYMAAVEGFLAALAWDGNK
- a CDS encoding Maf family protein — protein: MDIQLILASTSPRRRTLLEQIGIPFEVVASEVDEKLIEGTPVQQARALALTKARAVAASRRAGLVIGADTIVVVGSAILGKPMDRKEARMMLGLLAGRRHQVITGVAVVDAAGGREVVGHEETAVWIRSLSAGEIERYAASGEPDDKAGAYAIQGLGSLLVERIEGCYFNVVGLPLVRLDRMLSEFGVHLL
- a CDS encoding protease complex subunit PrcB family protein: MDIRPYHWTVCHGHTEPRHPFYALFLDEPSFIEAYRLQDYSPVIDFQRDAVVVAHRGACPSAGFGVAIAGVALDRGALVVKVDFEDPAPGVMTAAVITYPRAVGLIERSQLPEGLGRMSIRFIGTDGKTLATQRGVGVSAG
- the mreD gene encoding rod shape-determining protein MreD: MRVSRWWAFPAALIGAFLLQLTVVPFVAVHWVKPDLILVVAILGGLLYGPNYGAVAGLFGGLLEDLFIGHYIGLFGLTRMLAGFLAGLVETRVYREPFLVPMATSFAATLVGETILGLLLKAFGANPSLGKTFTNVILPAAVYNAIIAPIVYRPLRRLKKETESGMATKL
- a CDS encoding rod shape-determining protein, with product MFGFIYNYFSRDMGIDLGTANTLVYVRGKGVVMQEPSVVALHSETRQVLAVGDEAKKMIGRTPGNIVAIRPMKDGVIADFDVTQTMLRYFINKAQQGRMLVRPRVVIAVPSGVTEVEARAVTDATLQAGAREAHLIEEPMAAAIGAGLPVHEPTGNMIVDIGGGTTEVAIISLGGIVTSRSIRVAGDEMDEAIVNYIKRNYNLLVGERTAEEVKIRIASAYPGAQKEETEVRGRDLVTGLPRTLKISSDEVQKALQEPIDSIVEAIKVTLERTPPELASDIMDRGIYMTGGGSLLKGIDTLVSKETGMPVHVSDEPLLGVVRGAGKVLEEIETLRRILITTRKAS
- the minC gene encoding septum site-determining protein MinC — its product is MKRDGITVESQKGGSLVTIDERESFSKVRSRLERLITAEGVGDGERLNLDFGRRLLDSDQLKRIKKILDPVTGVIHIIHGQSEEILYKRPPQAQEPVSELVPSALTSATGPFKATPRPSAAAEVAATTVVTVRTEPSAPPVLPPTVPKPPIEPKPEAPPKVDVSTRSDGPAKAIATPRVETPAKSEPPTRPGERFDDAFPAGPGPLFTIQSGRARPRLAGEKAADLPPAPAEAGAPPPDDEAMVMRRTLRSGQVIHYPGHVTIIGDVNPGGEVIAGGDIIVLGVLRGIAHAGAGGNDLAVVAAFRLRPTQLRIGNHIARAPDGEAGAPETPELAKVRNGVVVIEPYHGLGE
- the radC gene encoding DNA repair protein RadC; the protein is MSPMTLRELPAAERPVERFLAQGPDALSEAELLAIVIRTGTRSETAVDVARRVLSLDPEGLRYLVNARIEELAAVGGIGQVKAVQVKAALELGRRLTAGQGSRAAIRSPKDAEAVVAERLRYQEQEHFLVVLLNTKHHVLGVELVSVGGLSSSVVHPRDIFKGPIRRNAAAVILAHNHPSGDPAPSREDIDVTKRLCEAGRLLGIEVLDHIVVGDNRYVSFREKSLL
- the minD gene encoding septum site-determining protein MinD — translated: MGDVIVVTSGKGGVGKTTTTANLGAGLAMLGKKVALLDGDIGLRNLDLALGLENRIVYDIADVAEGFCRVKQALIKDKRFEGLQLLPASQTKDKSAISPDQMRKLCGELRRDFDMVIIDSPAGIEQGFRNAMAGAQQAIVVTTPEIAAVRDADRVIGLLEAAGFKHPYLVVNRVRPTMVRHGDMMDIDDITDILAVDLLGVVPEDEAAITSGNRGDPVITSRTSRAAEAYRNMARRLCGETVPMMSLETGTGFVGAIRRFIGGR
- a CDS encoding DUF4321 domain-containing protein, translating into MFLLVVLLLVGGWLGNLIGTLAGGVVPVLARSLSAGIEPPFKLAAEFFTLTFGLTLHLNLVGLVGLLLGLFAWSRF
- the mrdA gene encoding penicillin-binding protein 2 produces the protein MISRELERRVNLFTLVVLIVFVVLGSRLAYMQLVQGRQYERLAEGNRIRRLPIAAPRGLFYDRYGTVMVTSRPAFTVSITPSPAATSDEVLSRLSGIIGMSVADIRKEMAAQAGRPFEPVRLKTNLSPEEHTRLEELKSELPGVIVDVQPIRDYLEGTSAAHILGYVGEINAEQLAADKDKFYQPGDIVGQSGLEKTLDRYLRGVDGGRLVEVDVRGRPVATLGQIDPAPGDNVILTIDSELQKVTEKALDASIDNLQKQGKTQTGVGAAVVLNVKTGEVLALASRPAFDPNLFASGISTQQYADILKKRALNDFAISGLYPPGSTFKMVTAVAALEEKVVTPQDTVFDPGVYSLTRQKCWVPQGHGLVNMYRAFEVSCNIFFYEMGTRLYQKGQYLLHDWAVKFGLGQKTGIDLPGEAAGSVAGPDSVKDLTDKRWYLADQDSSAIGQGFHAFTPIQMASYVAIVANGGIRYQPYIVKQVIQQDGKIVVDNKPQEVGRVEASPETWATVRQGMLGANMGPEGTAAWLFANYPIKTGGKTGSAENRGVETHGWYVAFAPYDDPEIAVAVVVENAGHGSSSAGPVVKAVFDQYFHLAKPEVDTSVNPTAPAADQAPNPVTTPPTDSTPADQPSNEQQTPSQTAPQPTGSVTTP